The following are encoded in a window of Sphingobium sp. AP49 genomic DNA:
- a CDS encoding glycosyltransferase family 1 protein, whose protein sequence is MDVTGLRVALFSGNYNYVRDGANQALNRFVGYLLRQGAAVRVYAPTTDTPAFAPTGDLVSTPSIPVPGRPEYRIPTHLSRAARRDLKAFAPNMIHLSSPDPLGHRALTWARDRQLPAVASVHTRFETYPRYYGLAFLEPAIEGILRRFYRRCDAIVAPSESMAQLLREQRMSYDVGIWTRGIDREIFNRQRRDLAWRRSLGIADDMPVIGFVGRQVMEKGLDVFSDTIDQLTARRVAHKVLVVGEGPAREWFQNRLPDAVFTGFQMGPDLGRAVASMDMLFNPSVTETFGNVTLEAMACGLPTVAARATGSENLVREGVTGRLIRPGAIGKFADALQIYCTDVTARESAGAAAEAQAEHYGWDQVNQALVDTYLRIIRQRAHGALLRSSPVP, encoded by the coding sequence ATGGATGTTACCGGTCTTCGTGTCGCCCTGTTCAGCGGCAATTATAATTATGTGCGCGACGGCGCGAACCAGGCGCTCAACCGCTTCGTGGGCTATCTGTTGCGACAGGGCGCGGCGGTGCGGGTCTATGCGCCGACCACCGATACGCCGGCCTTCGCACCGACCGGCGATCTGGTCAGCACGCCATCCATCCCCGTACCCGGGCGCCCCGAATATCGCATCCCTACCCATCTGTCCCGTGCGGCGCGGCGCGACCTAAAGGCGTTCGCGCCCAACATGATCCACCTGTCCAGCCCCGATCCGCTGGGCCATCGCGCGCTGACCTGGGCGCGCGACCGCCAATTGCCGGCCGTCGCCTCGGTCCATACCCGGTTCGAGACCTATCCGCGCTATTATGGTCTCGCCTTTCTGGAGCCGGCGATCGAGGGCATTCTGCGCCGTTTCTACCGCCGCTGCGACGCGATTGTCGCACCGTCCGAATCCATGGCTCAACTGCTGCGCGAACAGCGTATGAGCTATGATGTCGGCATCTGGACGCGCGGCATAGATCGGGAAATCTTCAACCGGCAGCGCCGCGATCTCGCCTGGCGTCGTTCGCTCGGCATTGCCGATGACATGCCGGTGATCGGCTTTGTCGGCCGGCAGGTGATGGAAAAAGGGCTGGACGTGTTTTCCGACACGATCGACCAGCTGACCGCCCGGCGCGTCGCGCACAAGGTGCTGGTGGTCGGGGAAGGGCCAGCGCGCGAATGGTTCCAGAACCGCCTTCCAGATGCCGTTTTCACCGGCTTCCAGATGGGGCCAGACCTGGGCCGTGCGGTCGCCAGCATGGACATGCTGTTCAACCCGTCCGTCACCGAGACCTTCGGCAATGTGACGCTGGAAGCGATGGCCTGTGGCTTGCCCACCGTGGCCGCGCGCGCGACCGGCAGCGAAAATCTGGTGCGCGAAGGCGTGACCGGCCGCCTGATCCGCCCGGGCGCGATCGGCAAGTTCGCCGATGCCTTGCAAATCTATTGCACCGACGTAACCGCCCGTGAGAGCGCCGGTGCAGCGGCGGAGGCCCAGGCCGAACATTATGGCTGGGACCAGGTGAACCAGGCACTGGTCGATACCTATCTGCGGATCATCCGCCAGCGTGCCCATGGCGCGTTGTTGCGCTCCAGCCCGGTTCCCTGA
- a CDS encoding DUF2945 domain-containing protein, protein MTERFRMGTRVRWNWGQGVGRGRIAEAFEQQVERTIEGALVRRNGSPRDPAYLVRADNGGVVLKLGSELSAA, encoded by the coding sequence ATGACCGAGAGATTCCGCATGGGAACGCGGGTCAGGTGGAACTGGGGGCAGGGCGTTGGCCGGGGACGCATAGCGGAGGCGTTTGAACAGCAGGTCGAGCGCACAATCGAGGGCGCGCTCGTCCGTCGCAATGGATCGCCGCGCGACCCGGCCTATCTGGTGCGGGCTGACAATGGCGGTGTGGTGCTGAAGCTCGGGTCGGAACTCAGCGCCGCTTGA
- a CDS encoding MOSC domain-containing protein yields the protein MAHISMTIDALLIGMPKPFRDDDHSAIAKQAVAGPIRINWLGFEGDGVADTVHHGGWDKAIHLYPQDHYGWWRERKPDHPLLDAPGAFGENIASRGMTESDICLGDRFSLGSAVVEVSHGRQPCWKLDHRFGARDVMATIVKTARCGIYFRVIREGEAEACTQMALLDRPLPDWSIERVFRLLIGGGHKADPDAVRALADMPVLAEAWRERARKLAA from the coding sequence ATGGCCCATATTTCCATGACCATCGACGCGCTGCTGATCGGCATGCCCAAACCCTTTCGGGACGACGATCATAGCGCCATTGCCAAGCAGGCGGTCGCCGGCCCCATCCGTATCAACTGGCTGGGGTTCGAGGGCGACGGCGTGGCCGACACCGTCCATCATGGCGGCTGGGACAAGGCGATCCATCTCTATCCGCAGGATCATTATGGCTGGTGGCGGGAGCGAAAGCCCGACCATCCGCTGCTCGATGCGCCCGGTGCCTTTGGCGAGAATATCGCGAGCCGGGGCATGACCGAAAGCGACATCTGCCTGGGCGACCGGTTCAGCCTGGGCAGCGCGGTGGTGGAGGTGAGCCATGGCCGCCAGCCCTGCTGGAAGCTCGACCATCGTTTCGGCGCGCGGGATGTGATGGCGACGATCGTGAAAACGGCGCGCTGCGGCATCTATTTTCGGGTCATCCGGGAAGGGGAGGCAGAGGCTTGCACGCAGATGGCGCTGCTCGACCGCCCCTTGCCCGACTGGAGCATCGAGCGGGTCTTCCGCCTGCTGATCGGCGGTGGCCACAAGGCCGATCCCGATGCGGTCCGTGCGCTGGCCGACATGCCGGTCCTGGCGGAGGCCTGGCGCGAACGGGCGCGCAAGCTCGCCGCCTGA
- a CDS encoding universal stress protein, with translation MRTYLVVVDESPEAETALRFAARRAAKTAGAVRILALIPPSEFVQWGGVQATMEDEALQRAEALVTSAAGTLTDESGIRPSITVRQGDPVAVVRKTLEEMDDVAALVLGAAASGPPGALVSHFTGSDAGKMPCPIMIIPGGLDADAIDLLS, from the coding sequence ATGCGGACATATCTGGTGGTCGTGGACGAATCGCCCGAAGCCGAAACCGCGCTGCGCTTCGCCGCGCGCCGCGCTGCCAAGACCGCCGGCGCAGTCCGCATCCTGGCCCTGATCCCGCCGTCCGAATTCGTCCAGTGGGGTGGTGTGCAGGCGACGATGGAGGATGAGGCACTGCAACGGGCCGAGGCGCTGGTGACCAGCGCCGCCGGCACATTGACGGACGAATCCGGCATTCGCCCCAGCATCACCGTGCGCCAGGGCGATCCCGTCGCGGTCGTGCGCAAGACGCTGGAGGAAATGGACGACGTCGCCGCCCTGGTGCTGGGCGCGGCCGCCAGCGGCCCGCCCGGCGCCCTCGTGTCCCACTTTACCGGATCGGACGCAGGCAAGATGCCCTGCCCGATCATGATCATCCCCGGCGGCCTGGACGCGGACGCGATCGACCTGCTGAGCTGA
- a CDS encoding pyruvate dehydrogenase complex dihydrolipoamide acetyltransferase, producing the protein MSKTIQMPALSPTMEEGTLAKWLVKEGDKVSSGDLLAEIETDKATMEFEAVDEGTVAKILVSEGAEGVKVGTVIAIIAEEGEDVAAAAASGGAAPAPKADAVPAKAEAAAPAAKADPVPAKAAAPAAAPAEGRVKASPLARRLAEAKGVDLAAVAGSGPNGRIVKADLDGAAAAPAKAAAPAAAAPAGAPAPVATAAQDFGIPNEVIKLSGMRKTIARRLTESKQQVPHIYLTVDVQLDKLLKLRGELNAGLSGRGVKLSVNDLLIKALGVALMQVPECNVQFAGDQMLQFKRADISVAVSIPGGLITPIVTGADIKGVAAISNEMKDLADRAKAGKLQPSEYQGGTASLSNMGMFGIKQFEAVINPPQGMIMAIGAGEKRPFVVDDSLQIATVMSATGSFDHRAIDGADGARLMKAFRELIENPIGMLA; encoded by the coding sequence ATGAGCAAGACGATCCAGATGCCTGCCCTGTCCCCCACCATGGAAGAAGGGACGCTGGCCAAATGGCTGGTCAAGGAAGGGGACAAGGTGTCGTCCGGCGACCTTCTCGCCGAGATCGAGACCGACAAGGCGACCATGGAATTCGAGGCCGTCGATGAAGGTACCGTCGCCAAGATCCTGGTATCGGAAGGCGCCGAGGGCGTGAAGGTGGGCACCGTCATCGCCATCATCGCCGAAGAGGGCGAGGATGTCGCCGCAGCCGCCGCCAGCGGTGGCGCCGCTCCCGCGCCCAAGGCCGATGCGGTTCCCGCCAAGGCCGAAGCCGCCGCTCCCGCCGCCAAGGCCGATCCGGTGCCGGCGAAGGCGGCTGCGCCTGCGGCCGCTCCGGCGGAGGGCCGCGTGAAGGCGAGCCCGCTGGCCCGTCGCCTGGCCGAAGCCAAGGGCGTCGATCTGGCTGCTGTCGCTGGTTCCGGCCCGAACGGTCGCATCGTCAAGGCCGATCTGGACGGCGCCGCTGCTGCGCCTGCCAAGGCCGCCGCGCCGGCCGCTGCTGCACCCGCCGGAGCCCCGGCGCCGGTCGCCACCGCCGCGCAGGATTTCGGCATCCCCAACGAAGTCATCAAGCTCAGCGGCATGCGCAAGACGATCGCGCGCCGCCTGACCGAGTCCAAGCAGCAGGTGCCGCATATCTACCTGACCGTGGATGTGCAGCTCGACAAGCTGCTGAAGCTGCGCGGCGAGCTGAACGCCGGCCTGTCGGGCCGTGGCGTCAAGCTGTCGGTCAACGACCTGCTGATCAAGGCGCTGGGCGTGGCCCTGATGCAGGTGCCCGAGTGCAACGTGCAGTTCGCCGGCGACCAGATGCTGCAATTCAAGCGCGCCGACATTTCGGTGGCCGTATCGATCCCCGGTGGCCTGATCACCCCGATCGTGACCGGTGCCGACATCAAGGGCGTGGCCGCCATCTCCAACGAGATGAAGGACCTGGCCGATCGCGCCAAGGCCGGCAAGCTGCAGCCGAGCGAATATCAGGGCGGCACCGCGTCGCTGTCGAACATGGGCATGTTCGGCATCAAGCAGTTCGAGGCCGTCATCAACCCGCCGCAGGGCATGATCATGGCGATCGGCGCGGGCGAGAAGCGGCCCTTCGTGGTCGATGACAGCCTGCAGATCGCGACCGTCATGTCGGCAACCGGCAGCTTCGACCATCGCGCGATCGATGGCGCCGATGGTGCCCGCCTGATGAAGGCGTTCCGCGAACTGATCGAAAATCCGATCGGCATGCTGGCCTGA
- a CDS encoding acyl-CoA thioesterase — protein sequence MAKVDEQPPEYSPAVRVIAMPADTNPHGDIFGGWLMSLMDSAAGSVAARYSHGRAVTIAVEGMTFHRPVIVGDEVSVFATLKSVGRTSMKIDVEAWRRARHDDRSYRVTQATFTFVAIGEDRQPRSVPPLPAQ from the coding sequence ATGGCGAAGGTCGACGAGCAGCCGCCGGAATATAGTCCGGCGGTGCGCGTCATCGCCATGCCCGCCGATACCAATCCCCATGGGGATATTTTCGGCGGCTGGCTGATGAGCCTGATGGATTCGGCTGCGGGTTCGGTCGCGGCGCGCTACAGCCACGGCCGTGCGGTGACGATCGCGGTGGAGGGCATGACCTTCCACCGTCCGGTCATCGTCGGCGACGAGGTGTCGGTGTTCGCGACGCTGAAGTCGGTCGGCCGCACATCGATGAAGATCGATGTCGAGGCGTGGCGCCGTGCCCGCCATGACGATCGGTCCTATCGCGTGACCCAGGCGACCTTCACCTTCGTGGCGATCGGTGAGGATCGCCAGCCCCGTTCCGTGCCGCCGCTGCCTGCTCAATAA
- the lpdA gene encoding dihydrolipoyl dehydrogenase yields MADTYDLIVLGSGPGGYVAAIRAAQLGLKTAIVERENLGGICLNWGCIPTKALLRSAEIFHYMQHAKDYGLVAEKISADIEAVVKRSRGVAKQLNQGVTHLMKKNKIAVHMGDGKLTGKGKLTVTKDGKSEELTAKHIIIATGARARELPQLKADGKRVWTYRHAMTPAEMPTKLLVIGSGAIGIEFASFYNDMGADVTVVEMMDRIVPVEDADVSAFLEKAVKKQGMTVLTSAKIEKIAATDKGVTATIKDKAGKDTTTEYSHVIVAIGIVPNVENIGLEDVGVEPDQRYHIKTDAYGRTNVDGIWAIGDVTAPPWLAHKASHEAVTTVEAIAQALGNKDVHPHAMDVRNIPGCTYCHPQIASVGLTEAKAKEAGYDVKVGMFPFIGNGKAIALGEAEGFTKTVFDAKTGELLGAHMIGAEVTEMIQGFTIGKTLETTEAELMHTVFPHPTISESMHESVLAAYGRALHI; encoded by the coding sequence ATGGCTGATACCTATGACCTGATCGTCCTCGGCTCCGGCCCGGGCGGCTATGTTGCCGCCATCCGGGCGGCGCAACTGGGCCTCAAGACCGCGATCGTGGAGCGCGAAAATCTGGGCGGCATCTGCCTCAACTGGGGCTGCATTCCGACCAAGGCGCTGCTGCGTTCGGCCGAAATCTTCCATTATATGCAGCATGCCAAGGATTATGGCCTGGTTGCCGAGAAGATCAGCGCCGACATCGAAGCGGTGGTGAAGCGCTCGCGCGGCGTCGCCAAGCAGCTCAATCAGGGCGTCACCCACCTGATGAAGAAGAACAAGATCGCCGTCCACATGGGCGATGGCAAGCTGACCGGAAAGGGCAAGCTGACCGTCACCAAGGACGGCAAGAGCGAAGAGCTGACCGCCAAGCATATCATCATCGCGACCGGCGCCCGCGCCCGCGAACTGCCGCAGCTGAAAGCCGACGGCAAGCGCGTATGGACCTATCGCCATGCCATGACCCCGGCGGAAATGCCGACCAAGCTGCTGGTCATCGGATCGGGCGCGATCGGCATCGAATTCGCCAGCTTCTACAACGACATGGGCGCCGACGTGACCGTGGTCGAGATGATGGACCGGATCGTGCCGGTCGAGGATGCCGATGTCTCGGCCTTCCTGGAGAAGGCGGTCAAGAAGCAGGGCATGACCGTGCTGACCAGCGCGAAGATCGAGAAGATCGCCGCAACCGACAAGGGCGTGACCGCGACGATCAAGGACAAGGCCGGCAAGGACACCACCACCGAATATAGCCATGTCATCGTGGCGATCGGCATCGTCCCCAATGTCGAGAATATCGGCCTGGAAGATGTCGGCGTCGAGCCCGACCAGCGCTATCATATCAAGACCGACGCCTATGGCCGCACCAATGTCGACGGCATCTGGGCGATCGGCGACGTCACCGCGCCGCCATGGCTGGCCCACAAGGCGAGCCATGAAGCCGTCACCACGGTCGAGGCGATCGCGCAGGCGCTGGGCAACAAGGATGTCCACCCGCATGCGATGGACGTGCGCAACATCCCGGGCTGCACCTATTGCCACCCGCAGATCGCGTCGGTGGGCCTGACCGAGGCCAAGGCCAAGGAAGCGGGCTACGACGTGAAGGTCGGCATGTTCCCCTTCATCGGCAATGGCAAGGCGATCGCGCTGGGCGAGGCCGAGGGCTTCACCAAGACCGTGTTCGACGCCAAGACCGGCGAACTGCTGGGTGCCCATATGATCGGCGCGGAAGTGACCGAGATGATCCAGGGCTTCACCATCGGCAAGACGCTGGAAACCACCGAAGCCGAACTGATGCACACGGTGTTCCCGCACCCGACCATCTCGGAATCGATGCACGAAAGCGTGCTCGCCGCTTATGGGCGTGCGCTCCATATCTGA
- a CDS encoding phosphatase PAP2 family protein, with translation MGVRSISDRRQMLKKGAGIFILALFCVLGIALVQRNGLLDDLNIGLMGWAGQGRETALGGQVTMVMRLASAVGGTAIRIILSLIVLGALVFTGRRAAALWFAGVEIGGTLLNLLLKQIFAAPRPDLLPHLDIVHSYSFPSGHAAGNMMFFGALAMLAGRRWAYGAGGAMIALIGASRVWLGVHWPSDVMAGWIEGLGWLVLCAVWLPARRGQQ, from the coding sequence ATGGGCGTGCGCTCCATATCTGATCGGCGGCAGATGCTGAAAAAAGGCGCGGGGATATTCATCCTCGCGCTTTTTTGCGTGCTGGGAATCGCGCTGGTGCAGCGCAATGGTCTGCTCGACGATCTGAACATCGGCCTGATGGGCTGGGCCGGGCAGGGGCGAGAGACGGCGCTGGGCGGGCAGGTGACGATGGTCATGCGGCTCGCCTCGGCGGTCGGCGGCACGGCGATCCGCATCATCCTGTCGCTGATCGTGCTGGGGGCGCTGGTCTTTACCGGGCGGCGCGCGGCGGCCTTGTGGTTTGCCGGGGTGGAGATTGGCGGCACTCTGCTCAACCTCCTCCTCAAGCAGATATTCGCCGCGCCGCGGCCCGACCTGCTGCCGCATCTCGACATCGTGCACAGCTATAGTTTCCCCAGCGGCCATGCGGCGGGGAACATGATGTTCTTCGGCGCGCTGGCGATGCTGGCCGGGCGACGCTGGGCCTATGGTGCTGGCGGGGCGATGATCGCGCTGATCGGCGCCAGCCGGGTGTGGCTGGGCGTGCATTGGCCAAGCGACGTGATGGCCGGATGGATCGAAGGGCTGGGCTGGCTTGTGCTGTGCGCGGTCTGGCTACCAGCGCGGCGAGGGCAGCAGTAA
- a CDS encoding DUF2142 domain-containing protein, with translation MSRNYIENILFIATCLVTFFFAFITPPFQAPDENQHYMKALALSRGHIVTESHDVRIGTYLPRAALDLHAIDFPTEPDGKNHRYDRAMIDKAWTADSARPGTGFAEFPNVASYAPTLYAPGTAGILIGDALGLPHLGAFYIGRLVNALTALLLLAAALQLIPFGRMALLATALLPTFCYQAGSLSPDAVINGVGFLGLALALRVGSFGPERASSLTMLITGPLLALAKGVYLPLMAAGLRWPARNSLSRNALILGAMLLGAVIFAVWMKANGGSQALYHITSRKTGDSVLTAPLGQQLAVILADPATYARTLFSSIVERAPVYALQIVGRFGWNAILLPLLAYPLALLMLGSAVLGGSGDSFGIGQRLWWLAIAAGTALLIETAMYLTGTPLGADYVQGTQGRYFLPLLPLVLLALMPAQPLRGARLLCAGAGLLLLIIAMLSAWDSFWVHGFVTADGMPPHSSIARALLLPSPRW, from the coding sequence ATGAGCCGCAACTATATCGAAAATATTCTGTTCATCGCGACTTGTCTCGTAACCTTTTTCTTCGCCTTCATTACTCCTCCGTTCCAGGCACCGGACGAAAACCAGCATTATATGAAGGCCCTGGCCCTCTCCCGGGGCCATATAGTGACGGAAAGCCATGATGTGCGGATCGGCACCTATCTGCCGCGGGCGGCGCTTGATTTGCATGCGATCGATTTCCCGACAGAGCCGGACGGCAAGAATCATCGCTATGATCGGGCGATGATCGACAAGGCCTGGACCGCCGACTCCGCGCGCCCGGGCACGGGCTTTGCCGAGTTTCCCAATGTCGCCAGCTACGCACCGACCCTCTATGCGCCCGGAACGGCCGGTATCCTGATCGGCGATGCGCTTGGCCTGCCGCATCTCGGCGCCTTCTATATCGGCCGTCTCGTCAATGCCCTGACGGCCCTGCTGCTGCTCGCCGCCGCGTTGCAGTTGATCCCTTTTGGACGGATGGCGCTGCTCGCCACCGCGCTGCTCCCCACCTTCTGCTATCAGGCAGGGTCTCTGTCACCCGATGCTGTCATCAATGGGGTCGGCTTTCTTGGTCTCGCGCTGGCGTTGCGGGTTGGCTCTTTTGGGCCGGAGCGCGCCAGTTCCCTCACCATGCTGATTACGGGACCGCTACTGGCGCTGGCGAAGGGCGTGTATCTGCCGCTGATGGCGGCAGGCCTGCGCTGGCCCGCCCGCAACAGCCTGTCGCGCAATGCGCTCATCCTCGGTGCAATGCTGCTCGGGGCTGTCATCTTCGCTGTCTGGATGAAGGCGAACGGCGGAAGCCAGGCGCTCTATCACATCACCTCGCGCAAGACCGGGGACAGCGTGCTGACCGCGCCGCTTGGCCAGCAATTGGCCGTCATCCTGGCCGACCCTGCCACCTATGCCCGCACCCTGTTTTCCAGCATCGTTGAACGTGCGCCGGTCTATGCGCTGCAGATCGTCGGTCGCTTCGGCTGGAATGCGATCCTGCTGCCGCTGCTGGCCTACCCGCTCGCCCTGTTGATGCTCGGCAGCGCGGTGCTGGGCGGATCAGGGGATAGTTTCGGTATTGGCCAGCGCCTATGGTGGCTGGCGATCGCGGCCGGCACCGCTTTGCTGATCGAAACCGCCATGTACCTCACCGGCACGCCACTCGGCGCCGATTATGTGCAGGGCACGCAGGGTCGTTACTTCCTGCCACTACTGCCGCTCGTGCTGCTGGCGCTGATGCCGGCCCAGCCGCTGCGTGGCGCCCGCCTGCTCTGCGCCGGCGCGGGTCTGCTCCTGCTCATTATCGCGATGCTCAGCGCCTGGGACAGTTTCTGGGTCCATGGCTTCGTCACCGCCGACGGCATGCCGCCGCACAGCAGCATCGCCCGCGCCTTACTGCTGCCCTCGCCGCGCTGGTAG
- a CDS encoding CatB-related O-acetyltransferase produces the protein MKTPLQTITPPFSVQSLEGSHWWFGRENSRYLGDIRLDAGNRIGGRDHPNERWWTVVDGALHFQRADGATTTIFTDAELVRGRWTLTGDYVAGAASGLARHILRQISPPAPADDADFQQWPDARDGQKWKLRLSDSVLAAFSRHRIFFGRQERRLDRDAILAMARCAAIEPYSCFAAGTTLCAMGAFSYSESPLPLDMQVGRYCSIALGLDIFRDRHPVEWATSSSFTYDVGSKGYLAFRAAHDDFGLDGFVPVPPPDQFAPAPVIEHDVWIGQHVQLARGITIGTGAVIAAGAVVTRDVPPYAIVGGVPARIIRYRFTPDIIERMLRSAWWRHSPAIFRQADYRDPAQFLDFLDSATSLPLFEPAYIYPEDILAAASAPDTAIADRTG, from the coding sequence TTGAAGACGCCACTGCAGACCATCACGCCGCCTTTCAGCGTGCAATCGCTGGAGGGCAGCCACTGGTGGTTTGGTCGTGAAAACAGCCGTTATCTGGGCGATATCCGGCTGGATGCCGGCAATCGGATCGGCGGACGCGACCATCCCAATGAAAGATGGTGGACGGTTGTTGACGGCGCACTGCATTTTCAGCGCGCGGATGGCGCCACCACCACCATCTTCACCGATGCCGAACTGGTGCGTGGCCGCTGGACATTGACAGGCGATTATGTCGCTGGCGCCGCATCGGGGCTTGCTCGCCACATTCTGCGCCAGATATCGCCGCCAGCCCCTGCGGATGACGCGGATTTTCAACAATGGCCTGATGCGCGCGACGGGCAGAAATGGAAATTGCGCCTGTCGGATTCGGTGCTGGCGGCGTTTTCCCGCCATCGCATTTTCTTTGGTCGGCAGGAGCGCCGCCTTGACCGGGATGCCATCCTTGCCATGGCCCGTTGCGCCGCGATCGAACCCTATAGCTGCTTCGCGGCTGGCACCACCCTGTGCGCCATGGGGGCCTTCTCCTATTCGGAAAGTCCCTTACCCCTGGATATGCAGGTCGGACGCTATTGCTCCATCGCCCTTGGCCTCGACATTTTCCGCGACCGGCATCCGGTGGAATGGGCGACATCAAGTTCGTTCACCTATGATGTCGGGTCCAAAGGCTATCTGGCTTTCCGGGCGGCGCATGACGATTTCGGGCTGGATGGCTTCGTGCCCGTGCCACCACCCGATCAATTTGCGCCCGCGCCCGTCATTGAGCATGACGTCTGGATTGGGCAGCATGTCCAGTTGGCCCGTGGCATCACCATTGGGACGGGCGCGGTCATCGCCGCCGGCGCCGTGGTCACCCGCGACGTTCCGCCTTACGCGATTGTGGGAGGGGTACCGGCACGGATCATCCGGTACCGCTTCACGCCCGACATTATCGAACGGATGCTCAGATCGGCCTGGTGGCGTCATTCGCCGGCCATCTTCCGCCAGGCCGATTATCGCGACCCCGCGCAGTTTCTCGACTTTCTCGATTCGGCAACCAGCCTGCCCTTGTTTGAGCCGGCCTATATCTACCCTGAGGATATTCTTGCCGCAGCGTCTGCGCCGGATACCGCCATAGCCGACCGGACGGGATAA
- a CDS encoding hemolysin family protein translates to MAEGSPKDSAGSKEADSSNEGGLWSGLKSLLFGENEAPSLRKELEEALDEYDEDEQEEGAAPPAKGDLSAIERQMVRNLLHFSEHTVDDVAVPRADIIAIEEKASFAELAALFAEAGHSRIPVYRETLDTIIGMVHIRDAFAILAGRSPAPDSLEPLIRQPLYVPESMGALDLLAEMRAKRTHLAIVLDEYSGTEGLLTFEDLVEEIVGDVEDEHDDAPEAMLVPLEGGMWDADARAELDDVAEEIDAKLGDIEEDVDTLGGLAFVLAGRVPEPGEIIPHEQSGWKLEVLASDGRRVTRLRLHPPVEQEPAPEDA, encoded by the coding sequence ATGGCTGAAGGCAGCCCGAAGGATAGCGCCGGTTCCAAGGAAGCGGACAGTAGTAACGAGGGCGGTTTATGGAGCGGCCTGAAGTCGCTCCTGTTCGGCGAGAATGAAGCCCCCAGCCTCCGCAAGGAACTGGAAGAGGCGCTCGACGAATATGATGAGGATGAGCAGGAAGAGGGCGCGGCCCCGCCCGCCAAGGGCGACCTGTCCGCGATCGAGCGGCAGATGGTCCGCAACCTGCTGCATTTTTCCGAACATACGGTCGACGACGTCGCCGTGCCACGTGCCGACATTATCGCAATCGAGGAAAAGGCGAGCTTCGCCGAATTGGCGGCCTTGTTCGCCGAGGCCGGCCATAGCCGCATCCCGGTCTATCGCGAGACGCTCGATACGATCATCGGCATGGTCCATATCCGCGATGCCTTCGCGATCCTCGCCGGCAGGTCACCCGCTCCCGACAGCCTGGAGCCGTTGATCCGCCAGCCACTCTATGTCCCCGAAAGCATGGGCGCGCTCGACCTGCTCGCCGAAATGCGGGCCAAGCGCACGCATCTGGCTATCGTGCTCGACGAATATTCAGGCACCGAGGGACTGTTGACGTTCGAGGATCTGGTCGAAGAGATCGTCGGTGACGTCGAGGACGAACATGATGACGCGCCCGAGGCGATGCTCGTGCCGCTGGAAGGCGGCATGTGGGACGCCGACGCCCGGGCTGAACTGGACGATGTTGCCGAAGAAATCGACGCAAAGCTGGGCGATATCGAGGAAGATGTCGACACGCTGGGCGGTCTTGCCTTCGTGCTCGCCGGCCGCGTGCCTGAACCCGGCGAGATCATCCCGCACGAGCAGAGCGGCTGGAAGCTGGAAGTCCTGGCCAGCGACGGCCGTCGCGTCACCCGCCTGCGGCTCCACCCGCCGGTGGAACAGGAACCCGCACCGGAAGACGCTTGA
- the ybeY gene encoding rRNA maturation RNase YbeY — MIEVAVLHEEGWPGTDWEFLAQQAVSAAIAHSPYAAFATDATLYEVAVKLTDDDEVHQLNRAYREKDKPTNVLSFPMVQEDLLEVTANTDDGEVLLGDIVLAEGVCAAEAAEKGISVADHATHLIVHGTFHLLGYDHMDDNEAEAMEALEIRALLSLGLSDPYGDRDTGE; from the coding sequence ATGATCGAAGTCGCTGTCCTTCATGAAGAAGGCTGGCCCGGTACGGACTGGGAATTTCTCGCGCAACAGGCGGTTTCGGCTGCCATTGCGCACAGCCCCTATGCCGCGTTCGCGACCGACGCCACGCTCTATGAAGTCGCGGTCAAGCTGACCGACGACGATGAGGTGCATCAGCTCAACCGCGCCTATCGCGAGAAGGACAAGCCGACCAACGTCCTGTCCTTCCCGATGGTGCAGGAAGACCTGCTGGAGGTGACCGCCAATACCGACGATGGCGAGGTGCTGCTGGGCGATATCGTCCTGGCCGAGGGGGTCTGCGCCGCCGAAGCGGCGGAAAAAGGGATATCGGTCGCCGATCATGCCACGCATCTGATCGTCCACGGGACTTTTCATTTGCTTGGATATGACCATATGGACGACAATGAGGCCGAGGCGATGGAAGCGCTGGAAATCCGCGCGCTCCTGAGCCTGGGCCTTTCTGATCCCTATGGGGATCGAGATACAGGGGAATAG